One genomic region from Populus nigra chromosome 8, ddPopNigr1.1, whole genome shotgun sequence encodes:
- the LOC133701852 gene encoding potassium transporter 3 isoform X2: MAECKNQRKHVLLLAYQSFGMVFSDLSIPPLYVYKCTFSGRLRHYQNEDTVFGAFSLVFWTLTLFSLFKYVGFMLCANDNGEGGVFALYSVICRHAKFCLLPNQQAADEEISTYHSVGYSNRNVVSSRFKKFVEGHKKMKTALLVLVLFGAAVFITIAIFTPAISILSSVEGLQVRAKNLHHGMLVIIALFLLIGLFVLQHYGMHRVAFIFAPIVILWLLSIAFVGIYNIIKWNPRVYQALSPYYIYKFFGETGKDGWISLGGILLCITGTEVIFAGLGHFTASSIRVAFSFVVYPCLVLQYMGQAAFLSQNFSSVSTSFHSSIPGIACITGIFVTTCLTSMIIDFVWHKNLVVALLYFSFFGIIEIIFVSSSCMRIPKGGWVPLVLSAVFMSVMYVWHYGSRKKYLYDLHNKASMKWILTLGSDLGIVRIPGIGLVYTELASGVPAMFSQFITDLPTFYQVVVFICVKTVPIPYVSQKERYLIGRIGPKPYKMYRCIVRYGYKDVHENDDYDFENAIVMSVAEFIQLEAEGGGTLDGSVDGRLAVVRSSENFGKRFMMSESDGNKESSSWSYPASGSSSRSAALQKLKSMYELESPEFCNRRRIQLKLLDTTYKDSRVKEEILELLEAKDAGVAYVIGHSHIKAKWNATFWKRLLINVFLSFLRKNCRSPSVGLNIPHISLIEVGMNYYL, translated from the exons ATG GCGGAGTGTAAGAATCAGCGAAAACATGTTTTACTATTAGCATATCAGAGTTTTGGGATGGTGTTTAGTGACTTAAGCATTCCACCTTTATATGTTTATAAATGTACATTTTCCGGGAGATTACGTCATTATCAGAATGAAGACACCGTTTTTGGAGCCTTTTCATTGGTTTTTTGGACTCTTACGCTTTTTTCCTTGTTCAAGTATGTTGGATTCATGTTGTGTGCAAATGATAATGGCGAAG GAGGGGTTTTTGCGTTGTACTCGGTTATTTGTAGGCACGCAAAGTTTTGTTTACTTCCTAATCAACAAGCGGCGGACGAGGAGATTTCTACATATCATAGTGTGGGTTATTCAAATAGGAATGTGGTTTCATCTCGGTTCAAGAAGTTTGTTGAGGgacataagaaaatgaaaacagcTCTGcttgttttagttttgtttgGTGCTGCCGTGTTTATTACCATCGCCATCTTCACGCCTGCAATTTCCA TTCTTTCATCCGTTGAAGGGCTGCAGGTTCGAGCCAAGAATTTGCATCATG GTATGTTGGTCATCATTGCCTTGTTTTTATTGATCGGCCTTTTTGTATTGCAACACTATGGCATGCATAGGGTGGCCTTCATATTTGCTCCCATAGTGATTCTATGGTTACTGTCCATTGCCTTTGTTGGTATCTACAATATCATTAAATGGAATCCAAGAGTATACCAGGCTCTTTCTCCATATTATATCTACAAGTTCTTTGGGGAAACAGGAAAGGATGGTTGGATTTCTCTTGGCGGAATACTTTTATGTATTACTG GAACTGAAGTTATATTTGCAGGGCTTGGCCATTTCACAGCTTCATCAATAAGG GTTGCATTTTCATTTGTTGTGTACCCATGTTTGGTGCTTCAATACATGGGGCAGGCTGCATTTCTTTCACAAAACTTTTCTTCTGTATCCACGAGCTTCCATTCTTCCATTCCTG GGATTGCATGCATAACTGGGATATTTGTGACTACATGTTTGACATCAATGATCATTGACTTCGTATGGCATAAGAACCTCGTGGTTGCTCTTTTGTACTTCTCATTCTTCGGAATAATAGAGATAATTTTCGTCTCATCTTCATGCATGAGAATTCCCAAAGGTGGATGGGTTCCTCTTGTGCTCTCTGCAGTCTTTATGTCTGTCATGTATGTGTGGCATTATGGTAGCAGGAAGAAGTATCTATATGATCTGCATAACAAAGCTTCCATGAAATGGATCCTCACTTTAGGTTCTGATCTCGGGATTGTAAGGATTCCTGGGATTGGTCTTGTCTACACTGAGTTAGCAAGTGGAGTCCCAGCCATGTTTTCCCAGTTCATAACTGACTTGCCTACATTTTACCAAGTGGTTGTATTTATCTGTGTTAAGACTGTTCCCATTCCTTATGTTTCCCAGAAAGAACGGTATCTTATTGGCCGGATTGGCCCCAAACCTTACAAGATGTACCGCTGCATTGTTCGATATGGATACAAAGATGTCCATGAAAACGATGACTATGATTTTGAAAATGCTATTGTGATGAGTGTAGCAGAGTTCATCCAATTGGAAGCAGAGGGTGGTGGAACTCTTGATGGTTCTGTGGATGGTCGGTTGGCAGTTGTGAGGTCATCtgaaaattttggaaaaagaTTCATGATGTCAGAATCTGATGGCAATAAGGAGAGCAGCAGTTGGAGCTACCCAGCATCTGGAAGTAGCTCCAGGTCAGCTGCATTGCAGAAATTGAAGTCCATGTATGAGTTGGAGTCACCAGAGTTCTGCAATAGGCGTCGGATCCAGTTAAAGTTATTGGATACAACATACAAGGATTCCCGTGTCAAGGAAGAAATCTTAGAGCTCTTGGAAGCGAAAGATGCTGGGGTAGCATATGTAATAGGTCACTCTCATATTAAGGCGAAATGGAATGCAACATTCTGGAAGAGGCTTCTGATCAatgtctttctctcttttttacgCAAAAACTGTCGGTCCCCTAGTGTTGGTTTGAATATTCCTCATATATCTTTGATTGAAGTGGGTATGAACTACTATCTGTAA
- the LOC133701852 gene encoding potassium transporter 3 isoform X1: protein MAECKNQRKHVLLLAYQSFGMVFSDLSIPPLYVYKCTFSGRLRHYQNEDTVFGAFSLVFWTLTLFSLFKYVGFMLCANDNGEGGVFALYSVICRHAKFCLLPNQQAADEEISTYHSVGYSNRNVVSSRFKKFVEGHKKMKTALLVLVLFGAAVFITIAIFTPAISILSSVEGLQVRAKNLHHGMLVIIALFLLIGLFVLQHYGMHRVAFIFAPIVILWLLSIAFVGIYNIIKWNPRVYQALSPYYIYKFFGETGKDGWISLGGILLCITGTEVIFAGLGHFTASSIRVAFSFVVYPCLVLQYMGQAAFLSQNFSSVSTSFHSSIPDSLFWPVTVMATLAAIVASQAVVSATFSIAKQCHALGCFPRIKIVHKSKWVHRQTYVPEINWALMILCLAVTVGSQDTIHLGNAYGIACITGIFVTTCLTSMIIDFVWHKNLVVALLYFSFFGIIEIIFVSSSCMRIPKGGWVPLVLSAVFMSVMYVWHYGSRKKYLYDLHNKASMKWILTLGSDLGIVRIPGIGLVYTELASGVPAMFSQFITDLPTFYQVVVFICVKTVPIPYVSQKERYLIGRIGPKPYKMYRCIVRYGYKDVHENDDYDFENAIVMSVAEFIQLEAEGGGTLDGSVDGRLAVVRSSENFGKRFMMSESDGNKESSSWSYPASGSSSRSAALQKLKSMYELESPEFCNRRRIQLKLLDTTYKDSRVKEEILELLEAKDAGVAYVIGHSHIKAKWNATFWKRLLINVFLSFLRKNCRSPSVGLNIPHISLIEVGMNYYL from the exons ATG GCGGAGTGTAAGAATCAGCGAAAACATGTTTTACTATTAGCATATCAGAGTTTTGGGATGGTGTTTAGTGACTTAAGCATTCCACCTTTATATGTTTATAAATGTACATTTTCCGGGAGATTACGTCATTATCAGAATGAAGACACCGTTTTTGGAGCCTTTTCATTGGTTTTTTGGACTCTTACGCTTTTTTCCTTGTTCAAGTATGTTGGATTCATGTTGTGTGCAAATGATAATGGCGAAG GAGGGGTTTTTGCGTTGTACTCGGTTATTTGTAGGCACGCAAAGTTTTGTTTACTTCCTAATCAACAAGCGGCGGACGAGGAGATTTCTACATATCATAGTGTGGGTTATTCAAATAGGAATGTGGTTTCATCTCGGTTCAAGAAGTTTGTTGAGGgacataagaaaatgaaaacagcTCTGcttgttttagttttgtttgGTGCTGCCGTGTTTATTACCATCGCCATCTTCACGCCTGCAATTTCCA TTCTTTCATCCGTTGAAGGGCTGCAGGTTCGAGCCAAGAATTTGCATCATG GTATGTTGGTCATCATTGCCTTGTTTTTATTGATCGGCCTTTTTGTATTGCAACACTATGGCATGCATAGGGTGGCCTTCATATTTGCTCCCATAGTGATTCTATGGTTACTGTCCATTGCCTTTGTTGGTATCTACAATATCATTAAATGGAATCCAAGAGTATACCAGGCTCTTTCTCCATATTATATCTACAAGTTCTTTGGGGAAACAGGAAAGGATGGTTGGATTTCTCTTGGCGGAATACTTTTATGTATTACTG GAACTGAAGTTATATTTGCAGGGCTTGGCCATTTCACAGCTTCATCAATAAGG GTTGCATTTTCATTTGTTGTGTACCCATGTTTGGTGCTTCAATACATGGGGCAGGCTGCATTTCTTTCACAAAACTTTTCTTCTGTATCCACGAGCTTCCATTCTTCCATTCCTG ACTCGTTGTTCTGGCCTGTCACGGTGATGGCAACTTTGGCTGCGATTGTTGCCAGTCAAGCTGTAGTCTCTGCCACATTTTCAATTGCCAAACAATGCCACGCATTAGGATGTTTCCCTCGCATCAAGATTGTACACAAATCAAAATGGGTACATCGCCAGACATACGTCCCTGAGATAAATTGGGCACTTATGATTCTCTGTCTAGCAGTTACAGTTGGTTCTCAAGACACCATTCATTTAGGAAATGCTTATG GGATTGCATGCATAACTGGGATATTTGTGACTACATGTTTGACATCAATGATCATTGACTTCGTATGGCATAAGAACCTCGTGGTTGCTCTTTTGTACTTCTCATTCTTCGGAATAATAGAGATAATTTTCGTCTCATCTTCATGCATGAGAATTCCCAAAGGTGGATGGGTTCCTCTTGTGCTCTCTGCAGTCTTTATGTCTGTCATGTATGTGTGGCATTATGGTAGCAGGAAGAAGTATCTATATGATCTGCATAACAAAGCTTCCATGAAATGGATCCTCACTTTAGGTTCTGATCTCGGGATTGTAAGGATTCCTGGGATTGGTCTTGTCTACACTGAGTTAGCAAGTGGAGTCCCAGCCATGTTTTCCCAGTTCATAACTGACTTGCCTACATTTTACCAAGTGGTTGTATTTATCTGTGTTAAGACTGTTCCCATTCCTTATGTTTCCCAGAAAGAACGGTATCTTATTGGCCGGATTGGCCCCAAACCTTACAAGATGTACCGCTGCATTGTTCGATATGGATACAAAGATGTCCATGAAAACGATGACTATGATTTTGAAAATGCTATTGTGATGAGTGTAGCAGAGTTCATCCAATTGGAAGCAGAGGGTGGTGGAACTCTTGATGGTTCTGTGGATGGTCGGTTGGCAGTTGTGAGGTCATCtgaaaattttggaaaaagaTTCATGATGTCAGAATCTGATGGCAATAAGGAGAGCAGCAGTTGGAGCTACCCAGCATCTGGAAGTAGCTCCAGGTCAGCTGCATTGCAGAAATTGAAGTCCATGTATGAGTTGGAGTCACCAGAGTTCTGCAATAGGCGTCGGATCCAGTTAAAGTTATTGGATACAACATACAAGGATTCCCGTGTCAAGGAAGAAATCTTAGAGCTCTTGGAAGCGAAAGATGCTGGGGTAGCATATGTAATAGGTCACTCTCATATTAAGGCGAAATGGAATGCAACATTCTGGAAGAGGCTTCTGATCAatgtctttctctcttttttacgCAAAAACTGTCGGTCCCCTAGTGTTGGTTTGAATATTCCTCATATATCTTTGATTGAAGTGGGTATGAACTACTATCTGTAA
- the LOC133701830 gene encoding calcium-dependent protein kinase 1-like, with the protein MGNCNSLPSSSTTTDHHNTPPNGGIKVLPPTATPPPRSQHHHHSSASGSTAVGRVLGRPREDVRNTYIFGRELGRGQFGVTYLVTHKETKQHFACKSIASRKLINRDDIEDVRREVQIMHHLTGHRNIVELKGAYEDQHSVNLIMELCEGGELFDRIIAKGHYSERAAADLCRQIVTVVHNCHTMGVIHRDLKPENFLFLSTHEDSPLKATDFGLSVFFKPGDVFKDLVGSAYYVAPEVLRRNYGAEVDIWSAGVILYILLSGVPPFWGDTEQVIFDSVLRGHIDFSSDPWPSISSSAKDLVKQMLRADPKERLSAVEVLNHPWMREDGASDKPLDIAVLTRMKQFRAMNKLKKVALKVIAENLSEEEIMGLKEMFKSMDTDNNGTITFEELKAGLPKLGTKLSESEVRQLMEAADVDGNGTIDYIEFITATMHMNRMEREDHLYKAFEYFDKDKSGYITMEELEQALMKYNMGDTKTIKEIIAEVDTDHDGRINYEEFVAMMRKGNPELAPTRRRK; encoded by the exons ATGGGAAACTGCAACAGCCtcccctcctcctccaccaccaccgaCCACCACAACACTCCTCCCAATGGTGGCATAAAAGTCCTACCTCCTACTGCCACTCCACCGCCGCGATCTCAGCACCACCACCACTCCTCGGCCTCCGGATCCACTGCAGTCGGCAGAGTCCTTGGCCGGCCGAGGGAGGATGTACGAAACACATACATATTTGGTCGCGAGCTTGGTCGCGGCCAGTTTGGAGTCACGTACTTGGTTACTCACAAGGAGACTAAACAGCACTTCGCTTGCAAGTCAATTGCGTCTCGGAAGCTCATCAACCGTGATGATATTGAAGATGTTCGCCGTGAAGTACAGATCATGCATCACCTTACTGGTCACAG GAATATAGTGGAATTGAAGGGAGCTTATGAGGATCAGCATTCAGTGAATTTAATAATGGAGTTGTGTGAAGGAGGGGAGTTGTTTGATCGGATAATAGCAAAAGGGCATTATTCAGAGAGAGCCGCAGCTGATTTGTGTAGGCAAATTGTGACTGTTGTGCACAATTGTCATACAATGGGAGTGATTCATAGGGATTTGAAGCCCGAGAATTTCCTCTTTTTAAGTACTCATGAGGATTCGCCTTTGAAGGCTACTGATTTTGGGCTCTCTGTATTTTTTAAGCCAG GAGATGTGTTTAAAGACCTTGTTGGAAGTGCTTATTATGTAGCTCCTGAAGTATTGCGACGAAACTATGGAGCTGAGGTTGACATTTGGAGTGCAGGGGTCATATTATATATTCTTCTCAGTGGTGTCCCACCATTCTGGGGAG ATACTGAACAAGTCATCTTTGATTCTGTTCTCCGGGGACATATTGATTTCTCTTCTGATCCATGGCCTTCCATATCTAGTAGCGCCAAAGATCTTGTGAAGCAGATGCTAAGAGCTGATCCAAAGGAACGGCTTTCAGCAGTTGAAGTTCTAA ATCATCCATGGATGCGAGAAGATGGTGCCTCTGATAAGCCTCTTGATATTGCTGTTTTAACAAGAATGAAACAATTTAGGGCAATgaacaaactaaaaaaagtaGCACTGAAG GTAATTGCTGAAAACCTTTCTGAAGAAGAAATTATGGGCTTGAAGGAAATGTTTAAATCTATGGACACGGACAACAATGGAACAATCACTTTTGAGGAGTTGAAAGCTGGTCTTCCAAAACTGGGTACTAAGCTTTCTGAGTCTGAAGTGAGGCAGTTAATGGAAGCG GCTGATGTGGATGGAAACGGAACAATTGATTACATTGAGTTTATAACAGCTACCATGCACATGAATAGAATGGAAAGAGAGGACCATTTATACAAAGCCTTTGAATATTTCGACAAGGACAAGAGCGG gtaCATCACAATGGAAGAGTTGGAGCAAGCCCTTATGAAATATAATATGGGtgatacaaaaacaataaaagagatCATTGCAGAAGTTGACACAGACCAT GATGGAAGGATCAACTATGAAGAGTTTGTTGCCATGATGAGAAAAGGCAATCCTGAGTTGGCCCCAACCAGACGGCGCAAATGA
- the LOC133701041 gene encoding aluminum-activated malate transporter 9-like isoform X1, protein MRPFSSCKAWLWSVWDFAKEDSNRVKFAFKVGLAVLLVSFLILFRAPFHILGTNIIWSILTVAIMFEYTVGATFNRGFNRALGSLLAGILAIAVAQLALQSGRVSEPIIIGISIFLIGAIASFMKLWPSLVPYEYGFRVILFTYCLIIVSGYRMGNPIRTAMDRLYSIAIGGFVAVLVNVLVFPIWAGEQLHKELVNSFNSVADSLEECVKKYLEDDGLDHPEFSKTLMDEFPDEPNYRRCKSTLNSSAKLESLAISAKWEPPHGRFQHFFYPWSEYVKVGAVLRYCAYEVMALHGVLHSEIQAPYNLRLTFHSEIHEAATHAAKLVRSLGKDIGDMKRSLKTSLLKKLHGSTERLQRAIDMHSYLLTSNFDPPDNSSKPLTKLSPAFSTTFYDPSNLLTEFDSSGTEKNSNQTNQNAPSGTPPQQTESYHEMMRKQSRRLHSWPSREVEAFEEEEGGLSMEFLPRMRALEGTAALSLANFTSLLIEFVARLDHLVEAVDELSKMAKFKHEGV, encoded by the exons ATGAGACCTTTCTCCTCCTGTAAAGCTTGGTTATGGAGTGTATGGGATTTTGCCAAAGAAGATAGCAACAGAGTAAAATTCGCATTCAAAGTTGGCCTAGCTGTTCTTCTAGTGTCTTTCCTTATACTATTCCGAGCACCTTTTCATATACTTGGCACCAATATCATCTGGTCCATCCTCACTGTTGCTATCATGTTCGAATACACAGTTG GTGCAACTTTTAATCGAGGATTCAACCGAGCTCTTGGAAGCTTGCTTGCAGGAATATTGGCTATCGCAGTTGCTCAGTTAGCTCTTCAGTCTGGCCGGGTCTCCGAGCCTATCATAATTGGCATTAGCATCTTTTTGATTG GGGCTATTGCATCATTCATGAAATTATGGCCATCACTTGTGCCATATGAGTATGGGTTCAGGGTGATACTCTTTACCTACTGCTTGATCATAGTCTCTGGGTATCGGATGGGGAATCCAATAAGGACTGCGATGGATCGACTGTACTCTATTGCCATTGGAGGGTTTGTAGCAGTCCTAGTGAATGTTCTCGTTTTTCCTATATGGGCTGGGGAGCAATTGCACAAGGAACTTGTCAATAGCTTTAACTCAGTAGCTGACTCTCTTGAAG AATGCGTGAAGAAATATTTAGAAGACGATGGGCTAGATCATCCAGAGTTTTCCAAGACTCTGATGGATGAATTTCCAGATGAGCCAAATTACAGGAGATGTAAAAGTACCCTGAACTCCTCAGCAAAACTTGAATCCTTG GCTATCTCGGCAAAATGGGAGCCACCGCATGGCAGGTTTCAACACTTCTTCTATCCATGGTCAGAGTACGTTAAAGTTGGAGCAGTTCTACGATATTGTGCTTATGAGGTCATGGCACTTCATGGTGTTTTACACTCTGAGATTCAG GCACCTTATAACCTCCGGCTCACATTCCATTCAGAGATTCACGAAGCAGCAACACACGCTGCAAAACTAGTGAGGAGCTTGGGCAAAGACATTGGTGACATGAAGCGAAGCCTCAAAACTTCACTGCTAAAGAAACTTCATGGCTCGACGGAGCGACTGCAACGAGCCATAGACATGCACTCTTATCTCCTAACATCTAATTTTGATCCTCCTGACAACTCTTCCAAACCACTCACTAAGCTCTCTCCTGCCTTTTCAACCACCTTCTACGATCCGTCAAATCTCTTAACTGAGTTTGACAGCAGCGGTACAGAAAAAAACTCGAATCAGACAAACCAAAATGCGCCTTCAGGTACTCCTCCACAACAGACAGAGTCCTACCATGAGATGATGAGGAAGCAGTCAAGAAGACTGCATTCGTGGCCATCAAGGGAAGTTGAGgcttttgaagaagaagaagggggtCTTAGTATGGAATTTTTGCCAAGAATGAGAGCATTAGAGGGCACTGCAGCATTGTCACTTGCCAATTTTACTTCCTTACTCATTGAGTTTGTCGCTAGGCTTGATCACTTGGTTGAAGCGGTTGATGAGCTTTCAAAGATGGCCAAGTTCAAGCATGAGGGTGTATAG
- the LOC133701041 gene encoding aluminum-activated malate transporter 9-like isoform X2, which yields MRMLFSQGATFNRGFNRALGSLLAGILAIAVAQLALQSGRVSEPIIIGISIFLIGAIASFMKLWPSLVPYEYGFRVILFTYCLIIVSGYRMGNPIRTAMDRLYSIAIGGFVAVLVNVLVFPIWAGEQLHKELVNSFNSVADSLEECVKKYLEDDGLDHPEFSKTLMDEFPDEPNYRRCKSTLNSSAKLESLAISAKWEPPHGRFQHFFYPWSEYVKVGAVLRYCAYEVMALHGVLHSEIQAPYNLRLTFHSEIHEAATHAAKLVRSLGKDIGDMKRSLKTSLLKKLHGSTERLQRAIDMHSYLLTSNFDPPDNSSKPLTKLSPAFSTTFYDPSNLLTEFDSSGTEKNSNQTNQNAPSGTPPQQTESYHEMMRKQSRRLHSWPSREVEAFEEEEGGLSMEFLPRMRALEGTAALSLANFTSLLIEFVARLDHLVEAVDELSKMAKFKHEGV from the exons ATGCGGATGTTGTTTTCTCAAGGTGCAACTTTTAATCGAGGATTCAACCGAGCTCTTGGAAGCTTGCTTGCAGGAATATTGGCTATCGCAGTTGCTCAGTTAGCTCTTCAGTCTGGCCGGGTCTCCGAGCCTATCATAATTGGCATTAGCATCTTTTTGATTG GGGCTATTGCATCATTCATGAAATTATGGCCATCACTTGTGCCATATGAGTATGGGTTCAGGGTGATACTCTTTACCTACTGCTTGATCATAGTCTCTGGGTATCGGATGGGGAATCCAATAAGGACTGCGATGGATCGACTGTACTCTATTGCCATTGGAGGGTTTGTAGCAGTCCTAGTGAATGTTCTCGTTTTTCCTATATGGGCTGGGGAGCAATTGCACAAGGAACTTGTCAATAGCTTTAACTCAGTAGCTGACTCTCTTGAAG AATGCGTGAAGAAATATTTAGAAGACGATGGGCTAGATCATCCAGAGTTTTCCAAGACTCTGATGGATGAATTTCCAGATGAGCCAAATTACAGGAGATGTAAAAGTACCCTGAACTCCTCAGCAAAACTTGAATCCTTG GCTATCTCGGCAAAATGGGAGCCACCGCATGGCAGGTTTCAACACTTCTTCTATCCATGGTCAGAGTACGTTAAAGTTGGAGCAGTTCTACGATATTGTGCTTATGAGGTCATGGCACTTCATGGTGTTTTACACTCTGAGATTCAG GCACCTTATAACCTCCGGCTCACATTCCATTCAGAGATTCACGAAGCAGCAACACACGCTGCAAAACTAGTGAGGAGCTTGGGCAAAGACATTGGTGACATGAAGCGAAGCCTCAAAACTTCACTGCTAAAGAAACTTCATGGCTCGACGGAGCGACTGCAACGAGCCATAGACATGCACTCTTATCTCCTAACATCTAATTTTGATCCTCCTGACAACTCTTCCAAACCACTCACTAAGCTCTCTCCTGCCTTTTCAACCACCTTCTACGATCCGTCAAATCTCTTAACTGAGTTTGACAGCAGCGGTACAGAAAAAAACTCGAATCAGACAAACCAAAATGCGCCTTCAGGTACTCCTCCACAACAGACAGAGTCCTACCATGAGATGATGAGGAAGCAGTCAAGAAGACTGCATTCGTGGCCATCAAGGGAAGTTGAGgcttttgaagaagaagaagggggtCTTAGTATGGAATTTTTGCCAAGAATGAGAGCATTAGAGGGCACTGCAGCATTGTCACTTGCCAATTTTACTTCCTTACTCATTGAGTTTGTCGCTAGGCTTGATCACTTGGTTGAAGCGGTTGATGAGCTTTCAAAGATGGCCAAGTTCAAGCATGAGGGTGTATAG
- the LOC133701496 gene encoding uncharacterized protein LOC133701496 produces MDNRIRNLGFAADYPSNAFKILGSSSSVGAAGTKYSADTVLRLDSPGSSVPYGFSSKGTKRKWNLINGSMGQNVGSSLSLGLGRSSSSSDSKGSSATACTSMSSAIETDEESSMDLDFSLHLGNEKMLSPKKPARSYLKGMEPKVDLELGLSTGPSESDVTSIHPPSSSLEFGFDMPLAMGGASNVNEGSTSCSWKSRITLLPSQISSNKEASFFFNQIPSTRDPTPSFPDHSSSVITTPKSSVTCTSGISQQQQPYQRGTSLKLCQVEGCGKGARGASGRCISHGGGRRCRKAGCLKGAEGRTVYCKAHGGGRRCEFLGCTKSAEGRTDFCIAHGGGRRCSHEGCTRAARGKSGLCIRHGGGKRCQKENCTKSAEGLSGLCISHGGGRRCQFLGCTKGAQGSTMFCKAHGGGKRCTAPGCSKGAEGSTPFCKGHGGGKRCAFQGGGVCTKSVHGGTNFCVAHGGGKRCAVPECTKSARGRTHFCVRHGGGKRCKFEGCGKSAQGSTDYCKAHGGGKRCSWGHPGSEYGNQPTGPCNSFARGKTGLCALHSGLVLDKRVHGGVTLGPLVQDPKISQSEKMKEVVTAEDMTIDIVKMGTSAAASTGRTTTDLKHFGDSSTPTSVREAGLSSIPVFVSEGRVRGGSLMAMITGGFGVGSSSNQVVAGDPSEPKKSYVIHQNWM; encoded by the coding sequence ATGGATAACAGGATCCGGAACCTGGGTTTCGCCGCTGATTACCCTTCAAATGCATTCAAGATTTTGGGCAGTTCGTCGTCTGTTGGAGCAGCTGGCACCAAATACAGTGCTGATACTGTCTTGCGCCTTGACTCCCCAGGATCTTCAGTCCCATATGGCTTTTCTTCGAAGGGAACTAAGCGGAAGTGGAATTTGATTAATGGATCCATGGGCCAAAATGTTGGTTCTTCACTATCTCTTGGGCTTGGCCGCTCCTCAAGCTCTTCAGATAGCAAGGGGAGTTCAGCAACTGCTTGCACATCAATGTCTTCTGCCATAGAAACTGATGAAGAGTCCTCGATGGATCTTGACTTCTCTCTCCATCTTGGCAATGAGAAGATGTTGAGCCCAAAGAAGCCTGCTCGTTCATATCTCAAGGGAATGGAGCCCAAGGTTGACTTGGAGTTGGGTCTCTCCACTGGTCCTTCTGAATCTGATGTTACGAGCATCCATCCACCCTCAAGTTCACTTGAATTTGGCTTTGATATGCCATTGGCTATGGGTGGAGCATCAAATGTGAATGAAGGATCGACATCATGTAGTTGGAAATCAAGGATTACATTGCTTCCATCGCAGATTTCCTCCAACAAAGAAGCTAGCTTCTTCTTCAACCAGATTCCAAGTACTAGGGATCCTACTCCCAGTTTTCCAGACCACTCATCTAGTGTGATAACAACACCAAAAAGTTCAGTCACCTGTACTTCTGGGATAAGTCAGCAGCAACAGCCATATCAACGCGGCACTAGTTTAAAGTTATGTCAGGTTGAGGGTTGTGGAAAGGGTGCCAGAGGTGCTTCTGGCCGCTGTATTTCACATGGCGGAGGCCGAAGGTGTCGGAAAGCTGGTTGTCTCAAGGGAGCTGAAGGCCGAACAGTGTACTGCAAGGCCCATGGGGGTGGTCGCCGCTGTGAATTCCTTGGTTGCACAAAAAGTGCAGAAGGTCGCACAGATTTTTGTATTGCGCATGGTGGTGGCCGGAGATGCAGTCATGAGGGCTGCACTCGAGCTGCCAGGGGGAAATCTGGTCTGTGCATCCGACATGGTGGTGGTAAGAGGTGCCAGAAAGAAAATTGCACGAAGAGTGCAGAAGGCCTCTCTGGTCTTTGCATTTCGCATGGAGGTGGTCGTCGATGCCAATTCTTAGGATGCACCAAAGGAGCACAAGGGAGCACTATGTTCTGCAAGGCACACGGTGGGGGAAAACGCTGCACTGCTCCAGGATGCAGCAAGGGCGCTGAAGGGAGCACACCTTTTTGCAAAGGCCATGGAGGAGGGAAAAGATGTGCCTTCCAAGGTGGTGGGGTTTGTACTAAGAGTGTACATGGAGGGACCAACTTCTGTGTGGCACATGGAGGTGGAAAGAGGTGTGCTGTACCTGAGTGCACAAAAAGTGCTAGAGGACGGACACATTTTTGTGTCCGCCATGGTGGTGGAAAAAGGTGCAAGTTTGAAGGATGTGGCAAAAGTGCACAAGGCAGCACCGATTACTGCAAGGCACATGGTGGAGGAAAGAGATGCTCTTGGGGTCATCCTGGATCGGAATATGGTAATCAACCTACTGGTCCTTGTAACTCGTTCGCTAGGGGTAAGACAGGTCTCTGTGCACTTCACAGTGGCTTGGTGCTGGACAAGAGGGTTCATGGTGGTGTCACCTTGGGACCTTTGGTCCAGGACCCCAAGATTAGCCAGTCTGAGAAGATGAAAGAAGTTGTCACTGCAGAGGACATGACCATTGATATTGTGAAGATGGGTACTAGTGCAGCGGCTTCAACAGGCAGAACTACTACTGATTTGAAACATTTTGGAGACTCAAGCACTCCTACATCTGTCAGAGAAGCAGGTCTCTCATCAATTCCGGTTTTTGTATCAGAAGGCAGGGTGCGTGGTGGCAGTTTGATGGCAATGATTACTGGTGGTTTTGGTGTTGGCTCAAGCAGCAACCAAGTTGTAGCTGGAGATCCATCAGAGCCTAAAAAATCATATGTGATTCATCAGAACTGGATGTAA